GCGAACAGTTTTTAATTTACGTACAGTCACCCTTAATAAATAACAGCGAAAAAGATTATTACAATGAAATTAACAACCCTTGCGCTAACACTGAGTATAGCGCTAAGCGGCCACGCAGTGGCTGATGATAAAAAAGAAGACAAAAAAGTAAAAACCCTGAGCGAAATGGTCGAAGGGCAAACCGAATTTTCAGGTATTTTTAATTTATACCAAGACCAAAAAACCGGTGAGCACTTAATGGTGATCACCGAATCGCAGCTTAATACCCCTTTTGTATACTTTGCCCATACAGTCGACGGTGTCACTGATGCTGGGCATTATCGCGGTGCCTATAGAGAAACTAAGCTTATTGAGTTTAGAAAATACTTTGACCGCATTGATATAGTAAGCAAAACACCTCGCTATAAATTTGATCAAAACAGTGCCATTGCCAAAGCAAGCAATGCCAATATTAGTGAAGCCGTTTTAGCCAGTATTAAAATAGAAAAAGAAGAAGAAGGTAAAATAGCCTTTAAGGTTAACAAGCTATTTTTAAGTGAGGCGCTACACAAGGTATCGCCAACACCAAACCCAGCCGATAAAAACGCTAAAAAACGCTTTAAAGTAGGTAAATTAAATACTAAAAAGTCGCGCATTGTTAAGCAGCGCCCCTACCCAAACAACTTAGATATAGTCGTTGATTACGTATTTAGTAATGCCAGTCCCACCGTGCGTGGTACAAGTGCCGTAAGCGACCCGCGCAATGTCTCTGTAAAGGTGCAGCACTCTTTTGTTGCATTACCAAAAAACGACTATAAACCACGTAAAGATGACGCGCGCATAGGCTATTTCACTAATCAATTTGATCTAATGACCTCGACCGACTGGGCGCCCTATGAGGATGTTATTAAGCGCTGGGATCTACAAAAGAAAAACCCCAATGCTGAACTTTCTGAGCCAGTAAAACCAATTACCTGGTGGATAGAAAACACCACTCCGGTAGAGTGGCGCGACACGATTCGCGATGCCGTACTTACCTGGAATAGCGCTTTTGAAAAAGCCGGTTTTAAAAACGCACTAGAAGTTAAAATACAGCCCGACGATGCAACGTGGGATGCTGGCGATATTAACTACAACGTACTACGTTGGACATCATCGCCAAAACCGCCCTTTGGTGGCTACGGGCCGGCTCTTGCTAACCCGTTAACAGGCGAAATACTTGGCTCAGACATTATGCTTGAGTTTGTGTTTATGAAAAACCGCTGGATTTACGATACGCTTTACACACAAGGCACTATGAGCCACGGCGAACACTTACATACAAGTAGCGATTTAAATTGCTCACTAGGTCATGAAATTCAACAAAATCTATTACTTGCTAAAGGCTTAGCAACAGGTGCCTCGATTGATGACAATGAAATGATTCGCCAAGGTTTAACTCAGCTAATTCTTCATGAAGTAGGCCACACACTAGGCTTAAACCACAATATGAAATCGTCTATTTTGTGGGATGAAAAAGAGGTTCATGATAAAGCTAAAACCCAAGGCATAGTCACAGGCTCAGTGATGGATTATGCACCCGCTAACATCGCGCCAATAGGTGTGCAGCAAGGTGATATTTTTCAAACTAAGCCAGGCCCTTACGATGATTGGGCTATTAACTACGGTTACAGCACAGCCCTTAAAGATGAAGCCGCAGAGCGCGCACGTCTTGATAAAATACTTGCCCGCTCGAGCGAACACGCGCTTGCCTTTGGTAACGATGCCGACGACATGCGCGCGCCAGGTCGCCATATAGACCCACGCGTAATGATAGGCGATTTATCATCAAACCCAGCAGCCTATGGTGCCGATCGCATGGCGCTCATTAATAAGTTATTTACTGAGTTAAAAGATAAAGCCACAGTAAGAGGTGAGTCTTACCAACAGCTAGTTACCTCGGCAAATAGTTTATTTGGCCAGTACCGCTCACAAGCAGGCATTGTTTCTCGCCAAATTGGGGGCGTGTATGTTGAACGCGCCGTAGTCGGCGATACAAACGCCGAAAAACCCTTTACACCTGTGCCACTTGAGCGCCAAACACAAGCCATGGAAATACTTGCTAAATATGTATTTGCG
The genomic region above belongs to Pseudoalteromonas sp. MM1 and contains:
- a CDS encoding zinc-dependent metalloprotease, which translates into the protein MKLTTLALTLSIALSGHAVADDKKEDKKVKTLSEMVEGQTEFSGIFNLYQDQKTGEHLMVITESQLNTPFVYFAHTVDGVTDAGHYRGAYRETKLIEFRKYFDRIDIVSKTPRYKFDQNSAIAKASNANISEAVLASIKIEKEEEGKIAFKVNKLFLSEALHKVSPTPNPADKNAKKRFKVGKLNTKKSRIVKQRPYPNNLDIVVDYVFSNASPTVRGTSAVSDPRNVSVKVQHSFVALPKNDYKPRKDDARIGYFTNQFDLMTSTDWAPYEDVIKRWDLQKKNPNAELSEPVKPITWWIENTTPVEWRDTIRDAVLTWNSAFEKAGFKNALEVKIQPDDATWDAGDINYNVLRWTSSPKPPFGGYGPALANPLTGEILGSDIMLEFVFMKNRWIYDTLYTQGTMSHGEHLHTSSDLNCSLGHEIQQNLLLAKGLATGASIDDNEMIRQGLTQLILHEVGHTLGLNHNMKSSILWDEKEVHDKAKTQGIVTGSVMDYAPANIAPIGVQQGDIFQTKPGPYDDWAINYGYSTALKDEAAERARLDKILARSSEHALAFGNDADDMRAPGRHIDPRVMIGDLSSNPAAYGADRMALINKLFTELKDKATVRGESYQQLVTSANSLFGQYRSQAGIVSRQIGGVYVERAVVGDTNAEKPFTPVPLERQTQAMEILAKYVFAPDVLTSMQPLYNYLQQQRRGFNHYGKNEDPKAHKMILGMQKTVLAQLLHPAVMLRISDTALYGNEYSLTQFMDDLTASIFVDSKESTSISHNLQIEYVNQLIAIAGLGKASKHDNLAKTAALYQLTQIADTSVGWGADTATKAHKKYIDHLIAKALEA